A section of the Bombus terrestris chromosome 2, iyBomTerr1.2, whole genome shotgun sequence genome encodes:
- the LOC100646251 gene encoding 28S ribosomal protein S9, mitochondrial isoform X5, translating into MAVLMFTRFINLRNVININNFGAIGSILNITQCSDVISKPYCVNINDQIIPDESEKLTEKKISSAMRAYLKRSENYKEFMKKQIAEYDIGKRYLANIMGIDPENFTKEDVNSAIRYLFPSGLYDREARPMMLHPIDMYGNRKEAEFDETGRPHHFLFYTTKPNYYEILHNIAKSMIHLNETESQLLGRNIQLGPEHKIDVSDSEWLQKKSLEKILLEGLLDKQYDYFIKSMQRLVDHPVSKHVESFIMKYRRKLPNINEDIKIPQLEYDNDNRPFVLIDKCARKDARGEVKVIGNGSGKITINGKDLTYFDDMQCREQIDDVIA; encoded by the exons ATGGCTGTGTTGATGTTCACACGTTTCATAAATTTGCGAaacgtaataaatattaataattttggtGCAATTggaagtatattaaatattacacaaTGCTCG GACGTTATCTCTAAACCATATTGTGTAAACATTAATGATCAGATTATTCCTGACGAATCTGAAAAATTAACTGAAAAAAAAATTAGTAGTGCTATGAGAGCATACTTAAAACGATCTGAAAACTATA AGGAATTTATGAAAAAACAAATAGCTGAGTATGATATTGGAAAACGATATTTGGCTAATATAATGGGCATAGATCCCGAGAACTTCACAAAAGAAGATgttaat AGTGCAATAAGGTACTTATTTCCATCTGGTTTATATGACCGAGAAGCTCGACCTATGATGCTTCACCCTATAGATATGTATGGGAATAGGAAGGAAGCAGAATTTGATGAAACTGGTAGACcacatcattttttgttttacactaCTAAAcctaattattatgaaatacttCAT AACATTGCAAAATCAATGATTCATTTAAACGAAACAGAGAGCCAGCTGTTGGGAAGAAATATCCAATTAGGACCAGAGCATAAAAT AGATGTAAGTGATTCAGAATGGCTTCAGAAGAAGAGCTTAGAAAAGATATTGCTTGAAGGACTTTTAGACAAACAA TATGATTACTTTATAAAAAGCATGCAGAGATTAGTTGATCATCCTGTATCAAAGCATGTAGAATCTTTTATCAtgaaatatagaagaaaattaccaaatattaatgaggatataaaaattccacaa cTTGAATATGATAATGATAACAGGCCTTTTGTTCTTATCGACA AATGTGCAAGAAAAGATGCACGAGGGGAGGTTAAAGTAATAGGCAATGGATCTGGAAAAATCACCATTAATGGAAAGGATCTCACGTACTTTGATGATATGCAATGTCGTGAACAG ATCGATGATGTAATCGCGTAA
- the LOC100646494 gene encoding transient receptor potential channel pyrexia, translated as MEMNHSQTSSSPPAKKKVQIERIIDMEDVTVSIPNSSKRTTMTSLLLTRWLASKSPHRTEVETNWSSDDQSLEYGTPPPIEEPHCYSMCASESSCTEEINCTLQVNKDIIKNLLVEHMRHIGGRLQLLDDLEENKMDLKNPEHFVKYYKQQEVNALLLHASFLGRIDAIAGLHKCGADLNHSEQGQGLTPLHLSAFSNSLESVQYLLTNGANIHLGRTHTPFHYAAFGNAFKVAQYFLQLGVSQESPCGEETVLHTAARSNAYNVLKLLASNNHTLNNLDCNGYAAIHHVADRGDPAGLLVLLDAGCELDVMTKKGDTALHLAAESSCVENVDLLVEKGANVHLKNHRDQTALHIASRSHSLECVEILLKKGGCDPNIEDSDGRTPLHLALGRSLLAYDVTELLIMWKANINKTDKYGYTPLHIAALNELSQCVDILILHGADLSARTKGGTSALSIILRKTPTSLNVFKQRLDASITLHQHGSATGEAELRLDFHPLLMHQQQGEIRYLGTFVKEGYKEILEHPLCQAFLHLKWQKIRKYYVGRLVFYLFYVLILTGWVMTALAHNCYNESHGQLDNTQPPLCANTTGINGFLYRHPALLEMEWYALMVLTILEAFRKLTSIPTYPSVRQFFTQAENMVEWCVILSVFATSFIYTGRTYAWQSHVGAFAVLCGWSNLMLMIGQLPIFGAYVAMFTSVQAQVFKLLLAYACLLVGFTASFCVIFPRSKSFSSPHIGLIKVLVMMTGELNFEDLFFPREEDGKSIDSGGTSWILLQVSAQLSFVLFLLFVTIVLMNLLVGIAVHDIKGLQKTAGLAKLVRQTKLICDVETALFLGLIPKRLTKLLRWTALLLPSPLRAVLTVRPLNPRESRLPRDLLSAAHKVVKDRKNMSGTLCSRKSNATAYTYLKSEPYSTFRRRSPEEDVSVDDYSVKGDLAELKKICDKNHQLLQDVMMALMNDKRIVNKEKDENN; from the coding sequence ATGGAGATGAACCATTCGCAGACCTCGAGCTCGCCACCGGCGAAAAAGAAAGTACAAATAGAAAGGATCATCGATATGGAGGACGTAACGGTATCGATTCCGAATAGTTCAAAGCGTACGACCATGACTTCTCTGCTCTTAACACGATGGTTGGCGTCGAAGAGCCCGCATCGTACAGAAGTAGAGACAAATTGGTCCTCCGACGATCAAAGTTTGGAATACGGAACTCCGCCTCCTATCGAAGAGCCACATTGCTATTCTATGTGTGCCAGCGAGAGCTCTTGTACAGAGGAAATAAATTGCACCTTGCAGGTAAACAAAGATATAATCAAGAATCTATTAGTGGAGCATATGAGACACATCGGTGGTCGATTGCAACTCCTTGACGATCTGGAGGAGAATAAAATGGATCTAAAGAATCCTGAGCATTTCGTAAAATACTATAAACAACAAGAAGTAAACGCTTTGCTACTTCACGCCAGTTTTCTTGGTCGAATAGACGCGATTGCTGGATTGCACAAGTGCGGAGCGGATTTAAACCACTCGGAACAAGGGCAAGGACTAACTCCGTTACACTTATCCGCGTTTAGTAACTCTTTAGAGAGTGTACAATATTTGCTCACTAACGGTGCCAACATTCATCTGGGACGGACTCATACACCCTTTCATTACGCTGCTTTTGGAAATGCTTTTAAAGTAGCTCAATATTTCCTTCAGCTAGGCGTCAGTCAGGAATCTCCTTGCGGAGAGGAGACCGTGTTACACACTGCGGCCAGATCAAACGCTTACAACGTATTAAAGCTACTGGCATCTAATAATCATACCTTGAATAATTTAGACTGTAATGGGTACGCTGCTATACACCACGTAGCGGACAGAGGAGATCCAGCTGGCTTGTTAGTACTACTAGACGCAGGTTGCGAGCTAGATGTGATGACTAAAAAAGGTGACACTGCTCTACATCTCGCAGCGGAATCTAGTTGTGTGGAAAATGTCGATCTGTTGGTAGAAAAAGGTGCAAATGTTCACTTGAAGAATCATAGAGATCAGACAGCTTTACATATAGCTTCTCGATCTCATTCCTTGGAATGcgtggaaatattgctaaaGAAAGGTGGCTGTGATCCTAATATCGAAGATAGCGACGGAAGAACGCCTTTACATCTCGCATTAGGTAGATCGTTGCTAGCTTATGACGTGACGGAATTGTTAATAATGTGGAAAGCAAATATCAATAAAACCGATAAATACGGTTATACACCGCTTCATATCGCTGCTCTGAACGAATTGTCTCAGTGTGTGGATATCCTGATACTGCATGGAGCGGATCTTAGCGCTAGAACGAAAGGTGGGACTAGCGCATTATCCATTATCTTACGTAAAACGCCGACTTCTTTGAACGTCTTTAAACAAAGATTAGATGCCTCGATAACGCTTCACCAGCATGGTTCAGCCACTGGAGAGGCGGAGCTTCGTCTCGACTTTCATCCTCTGCTGATGCATCAGCAACAAGGCGAAATAAGATATCTCGGGACATTCGTGAAAGAAGGATACAAAGAGATTCTAGAACATCCGCTCTGTCAGGCGTTTCTCCATTTAAAATGGCAGAAGATCCGAAAATATTACGTGGGCAGGCTAGTCTTCTATCTATTTTACGTTCTCATACTCACAGGATGGGTAATGACTGCTTTAGCGCATAACTGTTACAACGAGTCGCACGGTCAATTAGACAACACCCAGCCACCATTATGTGCAAATACCACTGGTATCAACGGGTTTCTTTATAGGCACCCAGCTTTACTCGAAATGGAATGGTATGCATTAATGGTGCTCACGATTCTCGAAGCATTTCGCAAATTGACCAGCATTCCAACGTATCCCTCCGTCCGCCAGTTCTTCACGCAGGCCGAAAACATGGTCGAATGGTGTGTGATCCTGAGCGTATTTGCCACTTCTTTTATCTATACGGGCAGAACGTATGCGTGGCAAAGCCACGTAGGTGCATTCGCCGTGCTTTGCGGCTGGAGCAACCTTATGCTAATGATAGGACAATTGCCAATATTTGGAGCATACGTCGCGATGTTTACCAGTGTTCAAGCACAAGTATTCAAGCTTTTGTTAGCGTATGCTTGTCTCTTAGTAGGCTTCACCGCAAGCTTCTGCGTGATTTTTCCACGTTCGAAATCGTTTAGTAGCCCTCACATTGGTCTGATCAAAGTTTTGGTCATGATGACTGGAGAGTTAAATTTCGAGGACCTGTTCTTTCCTCGAGAAGAAGATGGGAAATCGATCGATTCAGGCGGTACCTCTTGGATTCTACTCCAAGTTTCCGCACAGTTGTCATTCGTGTTGTTTCTTCTGTTCGTTACTATCGTGTTGATGAATCTACTGGTAGGCATCGCAGTTCACGATATAAAAGGACTACAGAAAACGGCGGGACTTGCAAAACTCGTTCGCCAGACGAAGCTTATTTGCGATGTCGAAACGGCACTTTTTCTCGGACTGATACCAAAACGACTAACGAAACTTTTACGATGGACAGCTCTGCTGCTACCTTCACCCTTGAGAGCAGTTTTAACCGTTCGTCCCCTGAACCCGAGAGAGAGTAGATTGCCTCGTGATTTGTTATCTGCTGCGCACAAGGTCGTAAAGGATAGGAAAAATATGTCTGGAACATTGTGCAGCAGGAAGAGCAACGCTACTGCATATACGTATTTAAAAAGCGAGCCATATTCGACATTTCGTCGACGTTCTCCGGAAGAAGACGTATCCGTCGATGATTACTCGGTCAAAGGAGATTTGGCAGAATTGAAAAAGATCTGTGATAAAAACCACCAACTTCTTCAGGATGTCATGATGGCATTAATGAATGACAAGCGCATCGTTAACAAAGAAAAGGATGAGAATAATTAA